One Bradyrhizobium sp. ISRA464 genomic window carries:
- a CDS encoding transposase → MLPSGRPNRWSDEFKAQVVTEALEPGASVSAIARRIGIHPSQLFAWRRDARAERHGRERHSSCGVRWRLW, encoded by the coding sequence ATCTTGCCGTCGGGCCGTCCGAATCGCTGGTCGGACGAGTTTAAGGCCCAAGTCGTGACGGAGGCGCTGGAGCCTGGCGCGAGCGTCTCGGCGATCGCTCGCCGGATTGGCATTCACCCGTCGCAGCTGTTTGCCTGGCGCCGTGATGCTCGGGCGGAACGACATGGTCGCGAGCGGCACTCGAGTTGCGGGGTGAGGTGGCGTCTGTGGTAG
- a CDS encoding MurR/RpiR family transcriptional regulator, which yields MSSADLVEEIKEICTELSGQAVDAAHYLINNPDEVAFQTMREISRRANVPPVSLVRLAQRLGLAGYSELRQRFIDMMRDRQQRDRLSITRNQQSASALIRKMGEGIGLEDFVDSFFAAELDVVRQARAHLSEEKLREAVELLANAPKVFVFGRRSAFTPAYTLAYSLRKARPNVILLDGPGGAPEGVLEDLLPSDAFVAVTFAPFNRLVHRLTEKASLSGARIVAITDSYAAPVAEFARRLHFVAQTSGQAFPESALGAIAVAQLLAALTISRLGEPAQTRIRENEQFLVGSGEYILSGNAAKRRPARTAASQKRSKR from the coding sequence ATGAGTTCGGCTGATCTGGTCGAAGAGATTAAGGAGATATGCACCGAACTGTCCGGGCAGGCGGTGGACGCAGCTCACTACCTAATCAATAATCCGGATGAAGTCGCCTTTCAGACGATGCGCGAAATCTCTCGACGCGCAAACGTTCCTCCCGTGAGTCTCGTGCGGCTGGCACAACGACTGGGATTGGCCGGCTATAGCGAACTGCGACAGCGCTTCATCGATATGATGCGAGATCGTCAGCAGAGAGATCGCCTTTCGATCACTCGCAACCAGCAGAGCGCTTCGGCACTCATTCGCAAGATGGGTGAAGGTATCGGATTGGAGGACTTCGTCGATTCATTCTTTGCTGCTGAGCTGGATGTCGTAAGACAGGCTCGTGCGCACTTATCGGAAGAAAAGCTGAGAGAAGCGGTCGAGCTTCTGGCGAACGCGCCAAAGGTCTTTGTATTTGGTAGGAGAAGCGCATTTACTCCGGCCTATACGCTAGCTTACAGCTTGCGAAAAGCGAGGCCAAACGTCATTCTGTTAGACGGCCCGGGAGGGGCGCCTGAGGGCGTTTTGGAAGACCTCTTGCCAAGCGACGCATTTGTGGCGGTGACCTTCGCGCCTTTCAATCGATTGGTTCACCGGTTGACGGAGAAAGCGTCGCTATCGGGCGCTCGTATCGTAGCAATCACCGACAGCTATGCTGCGCCTGTCGCCGAATTCGCCAGGCGTCTACATTTTGTGGCGCAAACATCTGGACAAGCCTTTCCGGAGTCGGCGCTTGGGGCCATTGCTGTGGCCCAACTCCTGGCGGCTTTGACGATTAGCCGCCTTGGTGAGCCTGCGCAGACTAGGATCCGCGAGAACGAGCAATTCTTAGTTGGATCTGGTGAATATATCCTGTCTGGCAATGCTGCCAAACGGCGCCCTGCGCGAACTGCGGCCTCCCAAAAGCGCTCAAAGCGGTAG
- a CDS encoding hydantoinase/oxoprolinase family protein, with the protein MTALDHLICNENGADGSSMLVAPYRVGVDVGGTFTDLVLVDARGEVRAFKSPSVPANPTKGVLAAVELAAQYLKGSPKTFLTNTNLFVHGSTIATNTLLEKKGSKVGLLVTEGFRDSLEIRRSIRENIWDHRRPFPQVLVPRYLRLPIRERMEADGSVRIAFDPASLATAARVFDEEGVEAVAICFLHSYMNPAHEQAAKYELKKLLPKVWITASSEVAPTIGEYERTSTTVVNAYVAPRVVPYLNSLADRLGELGLPRKLLMIQSNGGAISVDEIGHLPASLVLSGPAAGVGSLKFFGHDTGSDNLISIEVGGTSCDVTLMQNGGVSMTDQIVVDGYHLNIPAVDIHTVGAGGGTIASVDAAGLLKAGPEGAGSIPGPACYGGGGERPTITDAQLVLGRLKPGPYAGGAIALNLDSAVRAINDYVARPLGLSVEDAAAGIIQLVEQNILHAVERASLEKGFNPRTFTLVAAGGAGPLHGVATARLLGSKSLYIPRLAGVFCAFGMCNSDLRHDHVRSWLQDLDSRTTCSTEILEGAFREMHEAAGKLLAREGFEGDKAVLQRAYDLRYFGQQWTVAVECSSTDPTAIRAAFEKVFERLFGYVQTAGSIEVVNLRLAAIGKLDALKVAPVPSTVSDPLPHSRRRVWIGRETGFADIPIYDGTKLTPRQQMVGPAVVEEATTTIFIGLGDRLTITDAGNYHVRLAHAEEVA; encoded by the coding sequence ATGACAGCGCTCGATCACCTGATCTGCAACGAAAATGGGGCTGATGGATCGTCAATGCTAGTTGCGCCTTATCGAGTTGGAGTTGATGTCGGTGGCACATTTACCGATTTGGTGCTTGTCGATGCTCGGGGCGAGGTCCGGGCGTTCAAGTCTCCATCCGTACCAGCCAATCCCACCAAAGGTGTCCTCGCCGCCGTTGAACTGGCCGCGCAATATCTGAAGGGCAGTCCCAAAACCTTCCTCACCAACACCAACTTGTTCGTTCATGGCTCAACAATTGCCACCAACACGCTGCTCGAAAAAAAAGGTTCCAAGGTTGGATTGTTGGTCACGGAAGGTTTTCGCGACTCGTTGGAAATTCGTCGTTCAATCCGAGAGAATATTTGGGACCATCGTCGACCATTCCCACAAGTTTTAGTCCCTCGTTATCTGAGGTTGCCGATAAGGGAACGGATGGAAGCCGATGGAAGTGTCCGGATTGCATTCGATCCCGCTTCGCTCGCGACGGCGGCGCGTGTCTTTGATGAAGAGGGAGTCGAGGCGGTCGCAATCTGCTTTTTGCATTCCTACATGAATCCGGCCCACGAGCAGGCAGCAAAGTACGAGTTGAAAAAGCTCCTACCGAAGGTGTGGATCACCGCCTCTTCCGAAGTTGCGCCAACGATCGGTGAATATGAACGGACCTCGACCACGGTCGTCAATGCGTACGTGGCTCCTCGGGTCGTTCCTTATCTGAATAGCTTGGCGGATCGGCTTGGTGAGCTGGGGCTGCCCCGAAAGCTCTTGATGATCCAGTCGAACGGCGGTGCAATTTCGGTCGATGAGATTGGGCATCTTCCGGCGAGTCTAGTTCTATCGGGGCCTGCAGCCGGGGTTGGCTCGCTGAAGTTCTTTGGCCATGACACTGGGTCGGACAATTTGATCTCGATCGAGGTTGGCGGCACGAGTTGCGATGTCACGCTAATGCAGAACGGCGGCGTCAGTATGACAGATCAAATCGTGGTCGACGGTTACCATCTCAATATTCCCGCGGTTGACATCCATACCGTAGGTGCGGGAGGTGGCACCATTGCTTCGGTAGACGCCGCCGGCCTGCTTAAGGCAGGCCCCGAAGGTGCTGGCTCGATCCCAGGCCCTGCCTGCTACGGTGGCGGCGGCGAACGCCCCACGATAACTGACGCGCAATTGGTTTTGGGTCGCCTCAAGCCTGGCCCCTATGCTGGGGGGGCAATTGCATTGAACTTGGATAGCGCAGTTAGAGCTATTAACGACTACGTCGCGCGACCACTTGGGCTTAGTGTCGAGGATGCGGCTGCCGGCATCATTCAGTTAGTTGAGCAGAACATCCTCCACGCCGTGGAGCGAGCCTCTCTCGAAAAAGGCTTCAATCCAAGAACGTTTACGCTCGTTGCGGCGGGGGGGGCGGGACCTTTGCACGGTGTTGCCACGGCCCGCCTGCTTGGCAGCAAGAGCCTGTATATTCCGCGTCTGGCAGGCGTATTCTGCGCCTTTGGCATGTGCAACTCGGATCTCCGGCATGACCACGTACGGAGTTGGTTGCAAGACCTTGACAGCCGAACGACATGCAGCACCGAGATACTTGAAGGCGCTTTTAGGGAGATGCATGAGGCTGCAGGCAAACTCCTTGCCCGAGAGGGGTTCGAGGGCGACAAAGCCGTCCTGCAGCGCGCCTATGACCTTCGATATTTTGGTCAGCAATGGACAGTTGCGGTTGAATGTTCCTCGACGGATCCGACAGCCATACGTGCAGCATTCGAGAAGGTCTTTGAGCGGCTGTTTGGCTATGTCCAGACCGCTGGGTCTATCGAGGTTGTTAATCTGCGGCTTGCAGCAATTGGCAAACTGGACGCATTGAAGGTAGCTCCAGTGCCGTCCACTGTATCAGACCCGCTGCCACATTCACGTCGACGAGTGTGGATCGGTAGGGAGACGGGGTTCGCTGATATCCCCATCTATGACGGCACTAAACTTACGCCACGTCAACAAATGGTGGGCCCCGCAGTCGTCGAAGAGGCCACCACTACGATTTTTATAGGTCTTGGTGATCGGCTTACGATAACCGATGCAGGCAACTATCATGTGCGGCTTGCTCATGCCGAGGAAGTGGCGTGA
- a CDS encoding aminotransferase class III-fold pyridoxal phosphate-dependent enzyme, whose translation MKSRSEAAYLREAKVVPGGSMRAASWFRPHPPYAARGEGCWVVDIDGRRILDCANNFFSLVHGHVFPPVIDAVRDAMTKGTAFGMPTESEILLAEALAARNPRMEQTRFCNSGTEAVLAAVKAARGITARERIAKFEGCYHGAYDWIEVSLDPTPAAWSDKSGNPASVRNSAGTPESVLRETVVLPYDDPQRCADILQREGPSLAAVVLDPHAARAGMVPVSKETAAVVQDACRRDGILLICDEVISFRLSYEGASPLFDLEPDLVTTAKIIGGGLPIGAVSGPSDRMSVFNHANGKPKVSMGGTFSANPLSMAAGLESLSHYSRPAIERLNGFGCKLRNRVREGFSAAGIEASLTGMGSLFRLHLGSTNITGYRTAYAAPEKAELIRRIHLAILDEGILLTPNCSGALSTPMTEAEVSLLADKLIAVVAKELADTSALPG comes from the coding sequence GTGAAATCGCGGTCCGAGGCCGCCTACCTGCGCGAGGCGAAGGTCGTTCCGGGGGGGTCGATGCGGGCGGCTTCATGGTTTAGGCCTCATCCCCCGTATGCCGCTCGCGGCGAGGGGTGCTGGGTAGTTGATATTGATGGGCGGCGCATATTGGATTGCGCCAACAACTTCTTCTCTCTTGTTCACGGCCACGTATTTCCGCCGGTGATCGATGCGGTGCGCGATGCGATGACCAAGGGAACGGCGTTCGGTATGCCTACCGAGAGCGAGATCCTGCTTGCGGAGGCGCTCGCTGCTCGGAATCCAAGGATGGAGCAGACCCGCTTCTGCAATTCTGGAACTGAGGCGGTGCTTGCTGCAGTCAAGGCAGCGCGGGGCATCACGGCTAGGGAAAGAATCGCCAAGTTTGAGGGCTGCTATCACGGCGCCTACGACTGGATCGAGGTGAGCCTGGATCCAACGCCCGCCGCTTGGAGCGACAAGAGCGGAAATCCCGCTTCGGTGCGAAACAGCGCCGGCACGCCGGAATCGGTGCTCCGCGAGACAGTTGTGCTACCTTATGATGATCCCCAGCGCTGCGCTGACATTCTTCAACGTGAGGGGCCTTCGCTCGCCGCAGTTGTTCTCGATCCTCACGCCGCCCGCGCCGGAATGGTGCCTGTGTCGAAAGAAACCGCCGCCGTCGTGCAAGACGCCTGCCGCCGAGATGGCATTCTTCTGATCTGCGACGAGGTCATCAGTTTTCGTCTTTCATATGAAGGTGCTTCTCCGCTTTTCGATCTTGAGCCCGATCTAGTAACGACGGCCAAGATCATTGGTGGAGGGCTTCCCATTGGTGCGGTTTCCGGTCCGTCCGATCGGATGTCGGTCTTCAACCATGCAAATGGCAAGCCAAAAGTCTCAATGGGAGGCACCTTCAGTGCCAATCCGCTGAGTATGGCAGCGGGGCTCGAATCGCTTTCCCACTATTCACGGCCGGCCATCGAAAGACTGAACGGATTTGGTTGCAAGCTTCGAAATAGAGTCCGCGAAGGTTTCTCCGCGGCTGGCATCGAGGCCAGTCTCACGGGCATGGGTTCTCTGTTTCGGCTTCATCTAGGCTCGACCAATATCACCGGGTACAGGACTGCCTACGCCGCTCCTGAGAAGGCGGAGCTAATCCGTCGAATCCATCTGGCGATACTTGACGAGGGCATCCTGTTGACACCCAACTGCTCCGGCGCGCTATCCACTCCTATGACGGAAGCCGAAGTCTCCCTTCTCGCGGACAAGCTCATCGCTGTGGTTGCGAAGGAGTTAGCCGATACAAGTGCGCTTCCGGGATGA